A window of the Synchiropus splendidus isolate RoL2022-P1 chromosome 6, RoL_Sspl_1.0, whole genome shotgun sequence genome harbors these coding sequences:
- the snrpe gene encoding small nuclear ribonucleoprotein E translates to MAYRGQGQKVQKVMVQPINLIFRYLQNRSRIQVWLYEQVNMRIEGCIIGFDEYMNLVLDDAEEVHMKTKNRKPLGRIMLKGDNITLLQSVSN, encoded by the exons ATGGCGTACCGAGGACAAGGACAGAAGGTCCAGAAGGTTATGGTTCAACCCATT aacctcattttcagatatCTACAGAAT cgaTCAAGAATTCAGGTGTGGCTTTATGAACAAGTCAACATGCGGATAGAGGGATGCATCATT GGGTTTGATGAGTACATGAACCTGGTTCTGGATGATGCCGAGGAGGTCCACATGAAGACAAAGAACAGGAAACCACTGG GGAGGATCATGTTGAAGGGAGACAACATCACCTTGCTGCAGAGTGTGTCCAACTAG